The following are encoded together in the Lepidochelys kempii isolate rLepKem1 chromosome 7, rLepKem1.hap2, whole genome shotgun sequence genome:
- the CH25H gene encoding cholesterol 25-hydroxylase: protein MGGVKSYKSSTTTAASASINMNCSVLHRELPSYGMEKRLDPVTLQPFWDFVKAKEPLIQSPYFPVLFSFTAYMTFCLPYIALDFLSTKVPAVRKYKIQPLIYPTLGMMVPCMVQCVYHHVVFIFPVTVAHWYWRPVDLPAMAPELPRVLLDVTVCLLLFDFQYFLWHLLHHKVPWLYKTFHKVHHKHVSTFALTTQYSSVWELLSLGFFAAINPVLLKCHPLTEMIFFLVNIWLSVEDHSGYELPWSTNRLIPFGLYGGAPHHDLHHLKFRCNYAPYFTHWDRLFGSLAHAHSQQ from the coding sequence ATGGGTGGGGTAAAGTCTTACAAAAGCAGCACAACCACAGCAGCCTCAGCCAGCATCAACATGAACTGCAGCGTGCTTCACAGAGAGCTGCCCAGCTACGGAATGGAAAAGAGGCTAGACCCAGTCACTCTGCAGCCTTTCTGGGACTTTGTTAAAGCAAAGGAGCCACTGATCCAGTCACCTTACTTTCCAGTGCTGTTTTCGTTTACAGCTTACATGACTTTCTGTCTTCCTTACATTGCACTGGACTTCTTAAGCACTAAAGTACCAGCCGTGAGAAAATACAAAATCCAGCCTCTGATTTATCCAACTCTGGGAATGATGGTACCTTGTATGGTTCAATGTGTCTATCATCACGTTGTCTTTATCTTCCCAGTGACAGTTGCTCATTGGTACTGGAGACCAGTGGATTTACCAGCAATGGCTCCAGAGTTGCCGAGGGTCCTGCTGGATGTAACTGTTTGCCTGCTTCTCTTTGACTTCCAGTATTTTCTGTGGCATTTGCTTCATCATAAGGTGCCTTGGCTCTACAAGACTTTTCACAAGGTTCATCATAAGCATGTATCTACGTTTGCTCTTACCACACAGTACTCAAGTGTTTGGGAGTTACTTTCACTGGGATTTTTTGctgccataaatccagtgttgcTGAAATGCCATCCTTTGACAGAAATGATTTTCTTCCTTGTTAATATCTGGCTGTCAGTGGAGGATCATTCAGGCTATGAACTTCCATGGTCAACAAACAGACTGATACCATTTGGCCTGTATGGAGGAGCTCCGCATCACGATCTCCATCACCTGAAGTTCAGATGTAACTATGCTCCTTACTTCACCCACTGGGACAGACTATTTGGATCACTTGCTCACGCACATTCACAACAATAA